The Nitrosomonas cryotolerans ATCC 49181 genome includes a window with the following:
- a CDS encoding cytochrome C, producing the protein MNKLHGILIVLVLMISACDGDKAEKESSSKTTVVTTPVASENAWHKLQQQRQQQLDQYLVQQQVAYRWFADFPLGINDGVPFIILKLLPKIAPELWGSNENFLDVIGLHLDERIPDYPIARGIGWSGLARDEPNGAVDYASFTCGACHIGRVRTDEGMAYIDGGVNAHFNLPQYRVRASETIAKIVGDANDQEEKIKRMTKAVIAALDQVHTNDKNYFYRNYQLGDKVFDAEYEANQVALFKQNAPAIIAKFMGRTELEFQAFAALLEKNYNGFEAEMLNGFGGMADATGISTSFGYVVKRDVKKDPAANPETDLPPTQGITDFMAVWEQGKRKVSWSDDHKQLINGGGQWNGNIPIPMFRNLAAELTMGFGPETDVRVAAFAQELLENLPAPAYPFAVDMNQAEKGKGLYQQHCADCHRSHNGTVYETLGTDKGRAQVASEAITASGREGFTAICSPDTAIDMPQGTVTPCAEFEGVSLVGKAEFAMMDPALHDGYNALPLGGIWAQAPYLHNGSVPTMYHLLVPNERPAAFMKSRLDYDQELLGFSWRINSEAAQTEEEGYRYDTRAVKVFSNAGHDKDITIKGVTYKLDWSNDKEGAMAIIEFMKTL; encoded by the coding sequence ATGAATAAATTACACGGTATTCTTATAGTCCTGGTGCTGATGATTAGTGCCTGCGATGGGGACAAAGCCGAAAAGGAATCCTCATCTAAAACCACCGTCGTAACGACGCCGGTGGCATCAGAAAATGCCTGGCATAAGTTGCAGCAACAGCGGCAACAACAACTCGATCAATACCTGGTACAACAGCAGGTGGCCTACCGCTGGTTTGCTGATTTTCCACTTGGAATTAACGATGGCGTTCCTTTTATCATCCTTAAACTCTTACCCAAGATAGCACCCGAATTATGGGGCAGTAACGAAAATTTTCTGGATGTTATCGGTCTGCATCTGGATGAACGTATACCGGATTACCCAATTGCCCGCGGCATTGGTTGGAGCGGCCTGGCGCGCGACGAACCCAATGGGGCTGTTGACTATGCTTCGTTTACCTGCGGCGCATGTCACATTGGCAGAGTAAGAACGGACGAAGGCATGGCTTATATCGATGGCGGCGTGAACGCACATTTTAATTTGCCACAATATCGGGTTAGAGCCAGTGAGACGATAGCAAAAATTGTCGGCGATGCGAATGACCAGGAAGAAAAGATTAAGCGCATGACCAAAGCGGTTATTGCCGCATTAGATCAAGTTCACACGAATGATAAAAACTATTTTTATCGAAATTATCAATTAGGTGACAAAGTATTTGATGCAGAATACGAAGCCAACCAGGTCGCATTATTCAAACAAAATGCCCCCGCCATCATTGCGAAATTCATGGGGCGCACTGAACTGGAATTTCAGGCATTTGCGGCCTTACTGGAGAAGAATTACAACGGGTTTGAAGCAGAAATGCTGAATGGTTTTGGCGGGATGGCTGATGCAACCGGTATTAGCACTTCTTTTGGCTATGTGGTTAAGCGTGATGTTAAAAAAGATCCTGCTGCCAACCCCGAAACCGATCTTCCCCCAACGCAAGGCATAACTGATTTCATGGCGGTTTGGGAGCAAGGTAAACGCAAAGTTAGCTGGTCCGATGATCACAAGCAATTAATCAATGGTGGTGGACAATGGAACGGCAATATACCCATTCCCATGTTCAGAAACCTGGCGGCTGAATTAACAATGGGTTTTGGCCCAGAAACGGATGTGCGCGTAGCAGCTTTCGCTCAAGAATTATTGGAAAACTTACCTGCGCCGGCTTATCCTTTCGCGGTCGATATGAATCAAGCCGAAAAAGGCAAAGGCTTGTATCAACAGCACTGCGCTGACTGTCACCGATCACATAATGGCACGGTCTATGAAACATTGGGCACAGATAAAGGCCGGGCTCAAGTTGCCAGTGAAGCTATTACTGCCAGCGGTCGAGAGGGATTTACGGCAATCTGTTCGCCAGACACAGCTATCGACATGCCACAGGGTACAGTCACGCCTTGTGCCGAGTTTGAGGGGGTATCTTTAGTTGGTAAAGCAGAATTTGCCATGATGGATCCGGCGCTGCATGATGGTTATAATGCCCTGCCCTTGGGCGGTATCTGGGCTCAGGCACCCTATTTACACAATGGATCAGTTCCCACCATGTATCACTTGCTGGTTCCAAATGAGCGCCCGGCTGCTTTCATGAAAAGTCGCCTGGATTATGACCAGGAATTACTCGGCTTCTCCTGGAGAATTAACAGCGAAGCAGCGCAGACGGAAGAAGAGGGTTATCGATATGATACCAGGGCCGTTAAAGTATTCTCGAATGCAGGTCATGATAAGGACATCACTATTAAAGGGGTTACCTATAAACTAGATTGGTCTAACGATAAAGAGGGCGCAATGGCAATTATTGAATTCATGAAGACCCTCTGA